The following is a genomic window from Bufo gargarizans isolate SCDJY-AF-19 chromosome 10, ASM1485885v1, whole genome shotgun sequence.
ACAGACCCCGCCTACTAACTCCCCCCCACGCTGCACAGACCCCGCCTACTAACTCCCCCCCACGCTGCACAGACCCCGCCTACTAACTCCCCCCCACGCTGCACAGACCCCGCCTACTAACTCCCCCCCACGCTGCACAGACCCCGCCTACTAACTCCCCCCCACGCTGCACAGACCCCGCCTACTAACTCCCCCCCACGCTGCACAGACCCCGCctactaactccccccccccacgCTGCACAGACCCCGCctactaactccccccccccccacgctgcaCAGACCCCGCctactaactccccccccccccccacgctgcaCAGACCCCGCCTACTAACTCCCCCCCCACGCTGCACAGACCCCGCCTACTAACTCCCCCCCACGCTGCACAGACCCCGCCTACTAACTTCCCCCCACGCTGCACAGACCCCGCCTACTAACTCCCCCCCCCACGCTGCACAGACCCCGCCTACTAACTCCCCCCCACGCTGCACAGACCCCGCCTACTAACTCCCCCCCACGCTGCACAGGACCCCGCCTACTAACTCCCCCCCACGCTGCACAGACCCCGCCTACTAACTCCCCCCCACGCTGCACAGACCCCGCCTACTAACTCCCCCCCACGCTGCACAGACCCCGCCTACTAACTCCCCCCCCACGCTGCACAGACCCCGCCTACTAACTCCCCCCCCACGCTGCACAGACCCCGCCTACTAACTCCCCCCCACGCTGCACAGACCCCGCCTACTAACTCCCCCCCCACGCTGCACAGACCCCGCCTACTAACTCCCCCCCACGCTGCACAGACCCCGCCTACTAACTCCCCCCCACGCTGCACAGACCCCGCCTACTAACTCCCCCCCACGCTGCACAGACCCCGCCTACTAACTCCCCCCCACGCTGCACAGACCCCGCCTACTAACTCCCCCCCACGCTGCACAGACCCCGCCTACTAACTCCCCCCCACGCTGCACAGACCCCGCCTACTAACTCCCCCCCACGCTGCACAGACCCCGCctactaactcccccccccccacgctgcaCAGACCCCGCctactaactcccccccccccccacgctgcaCAGACCCCGCctactaactcccccccccccccacgctgcaCAGACCCCGCCTACTAACTCCCCCCACGCTGCACAGACCCCGCCTACTAACTCTCCCCCCACGCTGCACAGACCCCGCCTACTAACTCCCCCCACGCTGCACAGGCCCCGCctactaactccccccccccccccacgctgcaCAGACCCCGCCTACTAACTCTGCTCTTCACAGAAGTTGACTAAGCCCTGCCCTCCCATCTCTGACCATGTTGATGCCTTCCTCTGGTAGATGGCGGTGCTTTGCTCCGGTCCCTGAAACAGCTCTACTCCGCACTCAAATTGTCTGGATTCACAGAAGTGACGCAGGTGGGTGCCGTACTTGTGATGCGGGCGGCTGCCATGCCTGTGTGACCCGGGTGGGGGCCTGAACAGCTCCTGGGGCTGCAGCACGTCCTGTGAGCAGTTGGTGGCCCCTGGCTTGTGTGGTTATGGCGTATTCACGTGTTGCGGTCTAGTCGCAGTGGCTAAACCCGCGCACAGTTGTCCGATTTGAGTGTCTTAGTTACGCAGCTCTTCTCTGTGTTTCCTCGGCAGGTTCTTCAGGGGCCGGACGGCATCCAGCAGGATCAGGGGCCCTCCAGCGCCGACGTGGCTCCTGTTACATTAGCAGCTAAAAAACCAAACTATGAAGTGGGATCTTCACAGCAGCTGTCACTGTCCAGACGTCCGGTGCTCGGTACGGACTGTGGGGGTCTGAGATGCTCGGGGGAAGGGTTAAATCAGTGGGTTGGGCTTTTGACAATATGAGGACTTTGTGTTCCAGGGAAGTCCTCTGCGGATCCGGCTGCCGTGAAGCTCTGGACGCTGTCGGCCAATGACATGAATGACGAGGACGTGGTCAGTTGTTTCTCCAGCTCGGGGGCATTGAGGGGTCACCAGGGGTGGAGGGGCACAACGTGATTCTGGAAAACACTGGGTGGTAGAGCAGGAGAATGGTGGAAGCTGTAGGAGAGTGACACGTGGGGTTACCTGGACCTATCGCCAGGGGATGGGGTCACTGAGCTAGAGTTTGggggagaagcctgagggccggGAGAGGAGGATGGTGGTCCGTGGGCTGGGGGAGGGGATCGTGTCATGTAGACTGCCGGCTGCTTTTATCTTTTTACTTCTGTCTTGTCAGGATCTCTTAGACTCAGATGAGCTCCTGGACCAAGACGACCTGAAGAAGCCGCCTCCTTCTTCTCTGCGAGCGGATGGCTGCGGGGAAGGGAGTGAAAAGAAACGCAAAGCCTGCAAGAACTGGTGAGCGCCGCGTCCGCGGGAGTGGCGGTCCGGTCTGCAGCCGAGATCTCTCACCTTCTCCTGTCTTCTGCAGCTCGTGTGGCCTCGCGGAGGAGCTGGAGGAAGAGAAGAGCCAGAGCGCTGCCCCCAAACCTGCCAGCTCAGCGTGTGGTAACGTAAGTATGGAGGGAGCGGCTGGCAGACTCCGGGGGCCCGGGCGCGCAGACACCAGGCTGTCCCCGTGACTGCTTTTTGTCTTTCAGTGCTACCTGGGAGACGCATTTCGCTGCGCCAGCTGCCCGTATTTGGGAATGCCGGCATTTAAACCAGGAGAGAAGGTTCTGCTGAATCCGGGTCATCTGGGGGACTCCTAGTGAGGGCCCGGGGCCCCTTGTGTTTgtaatttaaataaaatatatctgtgctgctgttactgTGTCTGGTAACTGTCTCGCTGTGACTGCACGCGCATGTGTAGAACTGTTTGCACACGTGTATCTGTGGAGGTTctcggtatgtgtgtgtgtgtgtgtgtgtgtgtatatataatgtgtgtatacacacacacacacacgcctgTGCGTGCCTCTGAACATGCTTGTGTCTGTATGTGCGTGCCTCTGAGCATGCTTGTGTCTGTATGTGCGTGCCTCTGAGCATGCTTGTGTCTGTATGTGCGTGCCTCTGAGCATGCTTGTGTCTGTATGTGCGTGCCTCTGAGCATGCTTGTGTCTGTATGTGCGTGCCTCTGAGCATGCTTGTGTCTGTATGTGCGTGCCTCTGAGCATGCTTGTGTCTGTATGTGCGTGCCTCTGAACATGCTTGTGTCTGTATGTGCGTGTCACTGTACATGTTCTTGCACCTCTTGTAGACTTGGAGGCTCCTCGCTACGGTGTTTCTCTACATTCTTATCTAACTGGCTGCAAATCTGTAGTGTGGCCCCAAATCTAGGGCCCCTGGAACCATGTGGTGGACTCCTCTGTCTTCCTTATTTGTGCTGTTGCTCCTGTATTTactctgcacccccccccccccaaacactcACTAGCACCAGGGGTCGTCTGCCTGGCAGGAAGGCCTTTGGGGGAGTCCAATGAGTGCACTAGTGGTGGCTCTGACGATGGGGGTTGTGATCCTTCCACTGCCTTGTAGGGGATGGTCTTTGTGGGGAGTGCGTTGGAGTTGCTGTGACGATGACGGTTGTGTTCTTACACTTCCTTTGGAGAGGATGAGGGTTATTTTTCCCACTGCCTTTTACGGTGTTCTTTTGAGGGTAGTGCACTGGAGGGAGTCTGATGATGGGGGTTGTGTTCTTCCCACTGCCTTGTAGGGTGTTCTTTGAGGGGAGTGCACTGGAGGCGCTGTGTCTTTGAGGGTAGTGCACTGGAGGCGCTGTGTCTTTGAGGGTAGTGCACTGGAGGAGCTGTGACGATGGGGGGTTGTGTTCCTCCCGCTGCCTTGTAGGGTGGTCTTTGCTGGGGGTTGCACTGGAGGCACTCTGATGATGGGGGTTGTGTTCTTCCCACTGCCTTGTAGGGTGGTCTTTGAGGGTAGTGCACTGGAGGCGCTGTGACGATGGGGGTTGTGTTCCTCCCGCTGCCTTGTAGGGTGGTCTTTGAGGGTACTGCACTACCTTTGTGTGGAGTGCAGAGGTGGCTCTGATGACGGGGGTTGTCAGTAGGTGATTCCCGCTGCCTTGTAGGGTGGTCTTTGCGGGGAGTTGCACTGGAGGCACTCTGATGATGAGGGATTGTGTTCCTCCCGCTGCCTTGTAGGGTGGTCTTTGAGGGTAGTGCACTGGAGGGACTCTGATGATGGGGGTTGTGTTCTTCCCACTGCCTTGCAGGGTGGTCTTTGCTGGGGGTTGCACTGGAGGCACTCTGATGATGGGGGGTTGTGTTCCTCCCGCTGCCTTGTAGGGTGGTCTTTGAGGGTAGTGCACTACCTTTTGTGTGGAGTGCAGAGGCAGCTCTGATGATGGGGGTTGTCAGTAGGTGATTCCTGCTGCCTTGTAGGGTGGTCTTTGCGGGGAGTTGCACTGGAGGCACTCTGATGATGAGGGATTGTGTTCCTCCCGCTGCCTTGTAGGGTGGTCTTTGCTGGGGGTTGCACTGGAGGCACTCTGATGATGGGGGTTGTGTTCTTCCCACTGCCTTGCAGGGTGGTCTTTGAGGGTAGTGCACTGGAGGCACTGTGACGATGGGGGTTGTGTTCCTCCCGCTGCCTTGTAGGGTGGTCTTTGAGGGTAGTGTGGAGTGCAGAGGCGGCTCTGATGATGGGGGTTGTCAGTAGGTGATTCCCGCTGCCTTGTAGTCCTTTATCTAGAGGTGGAAAGGTCGCATAGTTAGTCATTAGGTTGCGGCACGCCTTCCTCCGGGGCCAGAGTCCGCGCGCTGCACTTCTCTATGGAGGGGGTGAGCATTGTACGGCTCTCTTCCCTCACTGTTCACACTGGCCATGGGTTCGGCTGTGAGTTGTAGAACGGGAAGACGGACACGGACGATGTCCTTCCTGGGATCTGCACCACTGGAAAGCTGCTTGGACATTAACACGGCCACAGAAGAGGAGCTGATGACCCTGCCAGGTGTGACCCGGGCCTTGGCTCAGAGTATCACAGCCCATCGCCGCAAGATCCACGGCTTCCGCCGGGTGGAGGACTTGGCCCCGGTAACTGGGGTGGGCGCTGAGCTCATGCTGGAGCTGCGACCAGAGATTCAAGTGGGAAAGAGCGCCCCCGCTGGAGGAGAAAGTGACGGGCAGGTTGTTGGAGTCAGTGCCGAGGCACCATCAGAAAGCAGAGAGGAGACATGAACAGCCATGAGCACGCGTGGGGGTCATTCACCACAGCAGATCTGAACTCCTCcaatgtgaacatgccctaaacCTTTCCTTTCAGTCTGAACATTAACTGGGTCTAAACGTACGTATAGTAAAGGCGACCGGTCCGTGCGAGAGCGATGAGGTCTGTCACTATCGGGGGCTGCGAGCGAATCGACCTGAGAAAACAATTAGAAGAATTGCTGTACAGACTGTACTTAAAGACTAATGGCTCCGGGAACACAAGGACTTCTTCTGAATTCAGCCAGCAGGGTAAAGAATGGTGGTTTTCATTATGGCCAGGCATATTTATGAGAACTAGAGGAGCGCCTCTACATGGACGTAGCTATGAAGAACCATCGTATCGCTTATAATGTCGGATCTCTGCAGGGACGCTAGCCTGGAGATAGCTGCCCTGTCttatggcctcattcacacgctgcagatttggTCAGGATTGTACAGAATTAGTATGAAACCCTTCTTGTATATCGCCCCAGTTCTGGCCCCACATCtgcactgtgtgaatgaggcccgaCGCTACCAATCCATCTGTGTGCTGCAGTATGTAGTAGTAAAGGAAATGTTCTGCTCTCAGTCCTGTGTGCGGTCGCCTGCGCAGCGTTATCACGTTAACCCTCTGCACAGCTTCTGCACTTTACACTGTACAGTTAATCAGGAAAATGATCGCAGTTCAGCCTGGTGCCCAGAGGGTTAAGTTGTCAGACACCGTTATCTGCGCCGGCAGACGGGGCCTGGTGCTCATACTGGTCACGTGCTGGGGACTAAAGGTAGGAAATCCCCAGGCCAAAGCCATGCTGAAACCACAGCTGTACTTGCAGACTTCTCTGCCCCCCACTGAAGTGGAGAATTGACGTGTGGCACAGGGAACGCCCCCGTGGCACAGCCGTGCTGCATGTGGGACGCTGGCACCCGAGCACCACATGGCTGTACAACCCCCAACATGTCCCTCCCGTGAGGACTCGGACACAATTCTGGTCAGTCTCTTGTAGAaagcatgtgaatgaggcccagcACTGCAGTAAGGGGTACGTGGCACCCCACGGCATACAGCGGTGCTTCATTGCCGGACAGAGGGAAGTTGAATGCTGCACCGGGGCACGGAGGTGATGTCTCTCTCCCACACCagtcactaggcctgaagccttccAGAGGACAGCACGATGACATCATCATACCGACCACCTCATTAGGGCAACAAGCAGCTCAGGATTTAGACCGGAAGAGGCTTGTGCCCCGCGTCGCaacactataagggtccattcacacgtccgcaaatgggtctgcacccgttcctcaatatcgggaacgggtgcggacccatttgttctctatggggccggaagagatgcggagagcggacccgaacttccgggctgcagctctgcaattgcggacaagaataggcagttctatggggtggggggtggtggtgttgcggatctgcaatacactacgcacgtgtgaatggaccctaaaggggaataattactactggggggtATTATGGTGGGTGTCGCTGTGGGCTGTCATTTTCCTATGATTTTGTCTAGATCTGGTCAGTGTGTGTTGTATTAGATATTGGGGGTTGTAGTGATGGTCTTCACATCTCCTTGGTACCAGAGATGAGGACCTCTGTGACCCTCAGGAAATGTTGGGAACTCTACACTTCTACAGGGGTAGTAACCTGTCCCCTGCTACTGACAGGGGAAGGACGGATGTGTTTCTGAGTATCTCTGAGACTGGGGGTAGTAGTCAGATGTGGGGGGTAGTAACCCCAAGCTTAGGCATTCTCTCCTGGATTTGCTTCAATACGGCAACTTCATGTGTGACCTCCAATAAACTGCTCACGGGTGACAACTCCTCGTGCTCCGAGCCCCTCGTCGTCGGTCACAAGCCGATTTCATGACAGTGGGTTCTGCCACTACTGGAGGGCACTATACGGGGGCATAATTACTACTGGTGGCATTACGGTGGGCTTTATAAATACTGAAAAACACTGAGAGGCTTCATTACTGGGGGCATAATGTCGAGCTCTACTACTActggggaattattactactggtggcattataaatactgaaaAACACTGAGAGGCTTTATTACTAGGCGGGGGGATTATTCCTGGGGGCATAATGGTGAGCTCtactactactggggcactataaggggaattattactatggGGATATTATTACtaggggactatggggaacatggttACTAATATGTACATACAATGTTGTCAACTAGCGCTACACCACATCAAATTCGCAGCGGTGTATTAGCAGTCCCGTAACCTGCTAAGTGGACCTGCTACCCGTAGCTCAcccgcggtgacgtcaccagctcagacGTGAGCGTTCAATTCAACAGGTAACGGGTATATTCTGCCACCGGCCGGAGCGAATTTCCTAATACCTAAATATTAAAGCCAATGCTACAGCCATCCTCTCCTGGATCCATTCCTCCTGTTCTGCACCAGATACAGAATAGAAACGTGGACTATTACAGAACACTGTACCGCAGCAGACACGTCTAAGTGAAGGTAGGACCTAGACATAGGTTTGTAGCGGTCGGCTACTACGTGATAAGGAGGAAGGCGCTCTGTGTAGTTCTTTGGTATCAATTGCACTATAGCGCGCGGTGTTACATTATTTTATACAGATATATGGTTACTaatatgggcactacgggggcattattacttctggggcactacggggagaattattactattggtgggactttaggGAGTCcttttactggggggggggggcgcactctggcacagtatcagcttagctcaatactttttttggggaaattatgtttataaactacaaattggcgtggtattaaaaagcaggcaGTGCTCAACCCCATAAG
Proteins encoded in this region:
- the LOC122920978 gene encoding anamorsin-like, which translates into the protein MAALKDRLSRSQSVLVTWDVSCVQDALQGFVSDVQALVAPGGRVSVENVERLISSAHADSRFDAVLLGLVPGSTTVHSAEVLEEVARILKPGGNVLLKEPVDPKADGGALLRSLKQLYSALKLSGFTEVTQVLQGPDGIQQDQGPSSADVAPVTLAAKKPNYEVGSSQQLSLSRRPVLGKSSADPAAVKLWTLSANDMNDEDVDLLDSDELLDQDDLKKPPPSSLRADGCGEGSEKKRKACKNCSCGLAEELEEEKSQSAAPKPASSACGNCYLGDAFRCASCPYLGMPAFKPGEKVLLNPGHLGDS